The Zingiber officinale cultivar Zhangliang chromosome 2A, Zo_v1.1, whole genome shotgun sequence genomic sequence tatattatccgagccacgggctcgatgccgaagaccccgtgccgatcggccgggcacaTATTTTCCGAGCCACgtgctcgatgccgaagaccccgtgccgatcgactgggcgtatattatccgagccatgagctcgatgccgaagaccccgtgccgatcggccgggcgtatatttttCGAGCCAcgcgctcgatgccgaagacctcgtgccgatcgaccgggcgtatattttTCAAGCCACGCGCTCGATACCGAAGACCCCGTACCGATtaaccgggcgtatattatccgagccacgggctcgatgccgaagaccccgtgccgatcggccagaCACATATtttccgagccacgggctcgatgccgaagaccctgtgtcgatcggccgggcgtatattatccgagtcgcgggctcgatgccgaagaccccgtgtcgatcggccgtGCACATATtttccgagccacgggctcgatgccgaagacctcgtgccgatcggccgggcgtatattatccgagccacgggctcgatgccgaagaccccgtgccgatcgaccgggcgtatattatccgagccacgggctcgatgccgaaaaccccgtgccgatcgaccgagCGTATATTTTCTGatccacgggctcgatgtcgaagaccccgtgccgatcgaccgagcgtaatattatccgagccacgggctcgatgccgaagaccctgtaccgatcggccgggcgtatattatctgagccacgggctcgatgcggAAGACCTCGTGCCAATCGGTCGGGCTTGACTTATGTTAGAAgtcggtcgagcggcgaccttaaacccgcgcgtcatcggcggtcgagcggcaaccttaaaccctcgcgtcatcggcggtcgagcggcgaccttaaacccgcaTCTTCATTGACTAGCCTATCAGAGcatcggatattctatctcccccatccgaggtcgagcagtcttcacgaGCATCTACCTCCCCCATcaggggtcgagcagtcttcacaAGCATCTTCCTCCCCCATctggggtcgagcagtcttcacgaGCATCTACCTCCCCCATCAGGGGTCGAGCAGTCATCACGAGCATCTACCTCCCCTATcaggggtcgagcagtcttcacaAGCATCTATCTCCCACGTTCGGGGTCGAGTCATCGTCGGTGGTCACGAACAAGAGTATCTCCACCGGTTTTGAATCAGGATATCTCATAGGCCCTGCACTCGTTCGGCTCACGACTTCCATTTAGGTTTCGCGTGCGATGCACCAGCACGGCTCACGACTTTCGCTTCCACGTGCCCTTGACTCACGGATACATCTCAGTTCAGTTCAGGTGCGATGCGCCTGTTCGGCTCACGACTTTCATCCCCGTTCGCACTCGATTTCACGGGCTATGTTCCCGTCTAGTTTTCAGGCTCCACGCTCGCCCAGTGTTGCTTTGCCTCTCGCTCGGTCTCCCGATCACATTTTATGGTCCTCCTACCAATATTTTTTGGTCGCCTTGTTGGCGCTTGCCACTCATCCGTCATTTTGCCTGGCTCTCTTCGTTCGCAACCCGCTTACTCGTCATCACGGTTGTGCGCTCGATATACCATGTGGCGCTCGGTCGTCTATCATTTCACTGGCCGTTCGGCGCTGCGTTCTGTCTCCCTCTCGACATCGTTACCATCTATCGCACGACGCTCTCTCGATTACTCGATTCGCATCGGCATCTGCTTGATCGCGTGCTCGGCTTGATCGCCCGTCTTTCTACCTGATCTGCATTATCTCCGTTGCTTGGATCATATTATTTCCCGTCGCTTGCTCGATGCTACTTGAGTCACTTGCATGACATCGCCACCGCTACTCGCTTGGCGTGATAAGACGAGCCCAGTGATTTCGCGTTCGGTAGCGATTCTGTTTAGgcttggtccagtcagtcggacttgcgcctccttcgactagacttgaaggagagactTGTGATGCGGATGTGGTTTATGGCACAAGAGCGATTAGAGAAGATGGGAAGGGCATTTTTGTCTTCTGGCAGGAGAAGGGTTTGAGTGCTTATAATGCACTGTTCATTGATCGAGAGGAAgaggttggggggggggggggggggttccgcCGCCGCACAAAGGAAGAAGTTTCCTTCCTCAGCCTCTCCGGCGCCTCGCCGGGGCCATCGCCGACCGCCACCAtcgctcttcttcctctcctccttcctcGCCGACAAGCCACCACGAACGGAGCGCCGCCCTCTCGACGGCCAGCAGTCGAACCTCCTCATCTCCTCGTCCTCGTCTCCCTCACGGGCTTCTCGCCGGTCGCCAGCCTCCGCCTCCCCTCCTCTCCCTCCGGCCGCAAGCACCTCCTCTTCTCCCTGCTTGCGCGCGCTGCCTCGAGCTCTCTCGCCTTCGCCACTTCGTTCTTCGCCGGCCCTCGCCAcggctcctcttctcctcttcgtgGTGCTGCCACCAGATGGGCACGACGCCGCCTCCTGCGGCCAACGCCGCTGCCTCTGGCGACCGGCGCTGCCTCCTGCGGCCGTCGCCTCCTCCTTTCCCGGCCGCTGCCACCTTCTCCCGCAGCCACTGCCGCTGCCTCCGGCAGGCGCTACTGCCTCTAGGAAGAGCCAGCCGCTGCCTCCGGCGGGTGCTGCCGCCCCCGGCGGCCATCACCGCTACCTCACGCAGCCTCCGGCGGCTACGGATGCCACTGCCGACGCCCCCAGCGGGCATCGACATTTCTTCCAGTGGCCACCGGCTCTTCCCGCCGCTGCCACAGACGTCGATGCCTATAGCAGGTGTCGCCTCCAGCGATAGTCGCGACCACCTCTAGCGGTCGCCGTCACTCTCTGGACAGCCGCCATCCGGCGAGCTCAGGTTTGTTTACTCCGACCTTCGGGCTAAGATGATGTTCGGCCTGTGAGCCGATTTGGTTTCGGTCATCGAACCGTGGTATTTCATTCTTCGCACCATTATTATGCTTGTGAGTTATCTGTActatccggcctgcgtgtcgcATATCGGCCTGTGAGCTATTGTCATATCCTGGCCGACATGCCGCTTTCTGGATCCAGGCTtcaccaatcggatgtggagatgAGTTCAACATCCGATGAAGAGAAAGAAGTGGAATCGACCACATCTTCAAAGGGGGAAGAAGTGGAACCATCTACACCttcgaaggaggaagaagaatctAAGACGAGTGAAGAAAAAGTCTTGAAAGTTCAACCCTCAACCTCATCTACCGAGAAGAGTAGAAAGAACCACATCAAGTGCTTTGAGTGTGGGAAAATAGGACACTATAAGAGTAGGCatccttcactcaagaaggtaaaagAGGTAAACCCTAAATCCACTAAAGTTCATTTAGAATCTTCTGTGGATTGTAGAAAGggtggtgccaagaagaagaagtgacaCATCATTTGCTTCATGTGTGGTGAAAGGAGGCATTAcaacacaaagtgcccaaggaaggGAGCACTCATGAAGATCGAGAGATGgaagcaatggaggagaaggaagtCGTGTGGATGCTctgtgtcaagggggagctctaaTGGTAGGTAGGAAGGTAATCCCTAACTTGATCTTCAATTCTAATATTAATTCAAGTTTTAGGGACATGTATGCTAGAGATAACAATGTAGGTTATTTGCCCATGCATAATTATGAATTTAGGTacaatgatagaaatagggttaacATACTTGATAAACCTAGCAAATTGAATGTTAAGGTTAGACCAAATCAAAAATAATATACTTTGCCCAAGGAGAGGAAAGTAGTTGAAAATCAaaacattaatcccaagaaggagagacatatgcctaggaatgtgGGTAGGTCCAGGAATGTTCATGGTGGACAAATGGATTCTAGGACTAGAAACCTAGAAGTGGAGAATCAAGATTTAAGGGAAAGGCTTGATAGGTTAGAGAAATCCCTTGAGAGATTCACTATTGCATCTAAGAATTAGGTATGATATTAGGTAGTCAAAAATCCAATGGTGATAGATccgatttaaaaaataaaatggctcaaataagaagatctaggtacatgtatcagatatggtaaatgtctagtccagtatatcataaggcatagtatgtcactacctctatgagcataaataatcaaaAGGGTAATGGATGCAAAACAGGTAATAAATAAGCATGCTGAAGGAATCATgcaatgacataccgatgcagatataacaTAATTATCACTACTCATTAAAGtccactatgcatatcaaatgataatatttaaaagataagtcaaagtacccgcctcaaatatggAAATCGTATCTAgtaatccaacgtcgagatgcccgTCTTGAATCAACATCCTGCATATAGTATGCATAGTATAgctaaattttattataaataaaatagcTACACAATCCAATTAGGAAACTATAGTTTAATTCCATTTACATATTTCCTTCATAGCTGATCAGTATGAATAAATCTAATTCGATTAGCTAACCCTTCTTGTTAACATCAATTACCTAACCACTTACCAAATCCTCAGATGTACAGCTATTAATTTATGGCCAGAGAAGTTTGCTGCCGCAAGTTAGGGCTGGAGCTAGATGAAGTTGCTGTCCACCAAACCAGAGACACTAAATCAGCAACCCCCATATCCAAACCAAGTATTCCACATTCACACACCTAAACTAGTAGCTAGGGTTAACAATTACCTCGAATCTGGCCTCAAGGAGCGAGAGGAACAGAGGATGTGACTAGCAGATCGATTTGCTAGTAGTGTCTCGAGCCTCCGACAGTGATCAGAGCGAAAACCCCCCTTGCCCTAGGTGTGTTGGTGGTGGATCACATTCGTGTTGAGGAAAGAGAAGACAGATCGTGGCGATAGATGGCACGACGAGGATATCACTGCACAGAGGGTGATGTGATCGGAAGAGGGCAGTGGATCTAAGCAAGGGCACGCCTCACCGAGGGACCAAGGATGAAGATGTAGGGCCGACTaccatctgttggtgcgggaagcatccgatgatcgaacatatgttttgattatgtcaaagggttcaaagttaaggtgttttgatttctaatatgttgaacaagtttgcaggaaagtcctaaggtttcttaagcaaaagttctagctgcggttaggcaaggtgaaaaccctagggggtggtaaccctaggtcatagggggtggtaaccctatgcggaaagtcttggcgggtcgaagcttcgggcaaaaatcctagggggtggtaaccctaggttaaaatcctggtgtcgcgaactgggtagaagactggatgggtcgaggactggacatccagcatgaagatcggaagcatcggacgctgagcaaaagtccagtcgatctggaggattgcactggcaacaggtaaatctcctgaaaggagtaggtgagggcgcgttccccgtagagggaacagtaggcgtcgggtcgacctagggtttccggatgagaatccgaagtcagattcggacagtccgttgactgtcgatatttcatttagtatacctattctgttttaactttattttgcagggtatgtgtttgggactaacatattttgtaggaacaaagaagcaatttatacctcgaatgaacagtattcgaggcgcctccatggagcttggagtaGCCTCGGGTgaaagccgaagccagctgtccagaggagctggaggtgcctcggatgaaGCTGAAGGTGCCTTgcaccaggcgttggaggcgccttggagcaggttggaggcgccttcaatgggataaggcgcgaccagatcagagctgatccataCGTGCGACTCGGtgacctggaggcgcctcggacaagcttggaggcgcctccagcactgtttaaaagggggttcgAGGCAGAGGCTTAGCACAGACATTCCAAATCAATCTTTCATCAACCTACTGCCTAcgtgacgaccttgaagtgctatttCAAGTTTCCGATGACTCGGAGCTCCGATATTGTTTGATTCTGTCGTTGGTAtaagttttctttaattattgcacttattgtaacttaCATTTGTACAAActctttgcgcgatatagttgttgcccacagtaagcgatcaacgattgcgggccttggagtaggagtcgccacaggcttcgaaccaagtaactcctcgtgtctctctgtgttgctttattttcttttcgttattccgctgcatttaattACTCGTACTTTACGATTCCGAATCGAacgcgaaatagccacgagcgttattcaccccccctctagtgcttctcgatccaacaccgtCTCCATGGTCGGCGGCAAACCATCGGTGGCGTCGGAGATGGAAGCTAGGGCACGCAGGATGAGTGGTCGATTGGTGGAGATAGAGGAGGAGAGGGTCGACGTCAAGTGCTTGGGAGATCTAGGGCTCTTGTAAGCCTTGAGTGCCCACTTAAAGGAGGAAGACGGTGGCCGGAGAGGGTGGCGGCAATGGCGTTGGTGTTAAGCGATGTGTAGGGGGAGTCGGCATAGATCGGGAAGGATGAGAGGGAGGGAGGCGTCGGGTTGGCGCCGTCGGTTTGGGGAAGAGGAGGAGGCGGTCGGCGTCGGGGCTTAGGGCGTGGTTTCGGTGGGGAAggcgaagagaagaagaagaagaagaagaagaagaagaagaggggagaAGAAATGGGGCACGACACGATGacgggagaagaaaaagaaaaggaaaagaaaagaaaaataaagcttttcctcatttaaatggataGCTTAAAAAGGCTTTCCCatggcccaataattgatccccttaaactcgtcatacgagttctgaaaaattctcagaaaatttctgaaaattcctTTGAGGTTATATTTAGGTGCCGTATTTTACACATATTGTCATGGGACAACCCATATCAGTGACTTGTAATAGGGTAGGTCGGACGTGTGTAGAGAGACTTGTACAGAGTGAGATTTTGGTCTTTTCCTTAATCAGACCTATGGTCGATCGATTGTGAGGTAGGTTGGTCGTTCCAACCATCCTTTGAGATCGACCGTCCTTAAAGTCGATCAGCTATTGAATGACCAGGCACACAATCCTTCAAGTTGAAGAGTAAGGCATTAAGACACTAACCCCTTAGGTTCCCTCAGCCTAAGGGCCGACTAGTATTTGTCGACCGGATTACAATTCGGACGGACTGGGTCTGAGAGTCTTAGCGCTGAACGACCAACTAAGCCAGTGGCAAAACACGTTTCTTCCCTTGACTATCACATCCCTTAACTTTAACTGTCACACCCCGTTGATTTTGACCGCTATGTCATCTTCTAGATCTACTCATTATAACTcgtattaatatataattaaaaaaaatagattaaatttcAATATAGTCTATTCTTaacatcaataaaaaaaaataattagttgATTTTATAAAAAGTAATTTAGCTATAGATATTATTTAATCACATATTTAGCCGGATATCGATGATTTATTTGcatttttctccttttattcggATATAAATTAACAGAAATTGTCTTCCTAATCAGATGGGttcctttatttaaaaaaaaaaattaaaagtggcTAAAACTTTATAAACATTTGTAAAATTGActgaaaaattagaattaataaaAGCCAAtacgaattttaaaataatattcttagTAAAAGCAATACGAATTTTTTTAGTGAATAAAATCCCTCCAGCTAAAGGATGATTTGATCTTCATGATTTACTCTTTTCATATAGTTGTGAGGCCCATGATAGAGAAGGACATTTGAGATGAGCGAGCCACCTTTTACTGCAATGTATTAAGTACAAGAAATTTGATTAACTTTTAAAAGTGATGAATATTATCGCGCACAACAAAATTATCTCTCATATAGCCTTGAAGCTCTTTGAATATATCATTTACTTATGTGATCCTAATCTACATGCTTACTtaaatatcaaaaatctatgaTGATTGTTCTCTGATGATGCATGTATCTCTAGATTTCATGATCAAAGTTGTAAACTAGACATTATAATGATGTCTTCGTGATGATTCTTGAACTTGTTGTCAAAAGTACAATCATGATATGAAATCGAAAATCCTTTATAAGTTCACAAACTAAATCTCTCTCTTgcacactataaaaaaaaaaaaaggattttatGACAAATTTTaagatgaatttaaaaaaaaactattgcaAAAAAAATTTATGACAAAAAATTTTCGTCGCAGAAAAGTCATCCTCAAATTTTACAACGAAAATAAGATATTTGTTACAAATTTTGTgacaaattttattttcatcgTAAAATAGTTAAAAATTTGCAACAAAGAAATACATCGCAAAATTTACAACGCAAATTTgcagtgattttttttttgtcgcaGATTTTCCAACAAATTTTCAAATTCAtcattaatttttgtgatgaatTTGAAAATTCATTGCCAATTTAATTTTTGTGACAAATTTTAAAATTCGTCGTTGATTTTTGTGAAGAACCCCAAAATTTGTTGCCGAAATATGCGACGAATCCCGAAACTTGTCGTAGAATCTACGACAAATAACAAAATTTGTTGTAGAAAGTTGCGACGAATTTGGAAATTTATCGCAAAATCTGCGATGAATTTTCAAATTCATCGCAAATTTTTGCGACGAATTTCTTAATTTGCTGCAGCTTTCGTCTTAGTTATTTTCGTTACATTACTATAGATTTgtgatgaaaaattttcattgctaaattagtcataaaacacacaaaaaaaaatatctagaaaTAACTATTTTCTACGTTGAATCTGGTTAATAAAAAATATCTATCAAACTATACATCATAGACTAAACGCATCCTATCCAACACATCATATCTAACAAAATTATAACTTTACATTAAACCAAATTACAATTCATACATAAAATTTAAACATCACAAAATATCTATACAATCCaaatagtccaaacatcacaagAAGTTTTAAACAATCCATACATCAACAAATATCTAATATTCATACATAACCAAAACATAATAGATCTCGTATCAAATAGTGCTTAAAATTGTGACATCcctagtttattttcttttatatatatgtgtgtgcgCGCACGCGCACGCGCGCGTGTCCAAACATGCGAACATCCAAAATCATAATTGTACTTACAACCATAACATGCTCTTAATTTAACTAAATTACTTGAATAGTGCTTAAAACAAAAGTAATATTTGGTATTGGTCATATAGTTTCATAATTTATTCTACGAAAGAAAATTAGAAAGTCTTTGAGTTATACTGTCATTGTCCCGAACTGGCTCACTAGTcattattgttggtgcagcggaggccagcaagaggggggtgaattgtctgcacaaattaaaactaccctcctcggattttttAACTCGAAAGTACAATAGCAatagtaataaaataattaaagcaataaaacaaaaatagaaagacagagaagaccgggagttaacctggttacaaccaaaaaggttgttaatccagggcgatgaaaaactCACAGtagaaaaaatctccttctctgaaggcggagaagccttttacactcttacaGTTCAGAACTAttactaggaattgattacagagttgatggaacaGCTGATGTttaattcctagttccagaggtctttatatagcctctagaaatcctatctcggatgtccgaggcgcctccaataggggtccaaggtgcctccatcgagagagtggataaaactttatccaaaagctcaacgttcaattctgccaggtccgaggcgccttcaacaggggttgaaggcgccctcaagctggaggcgcctccaagcctgatggagacACCTACAAGTtggctggcagcttttccagcttgcttgcttctttgcttcgtcttccgaagtctcgttcttttgggtgattctggccaaccgaaatagggctcacccgaacccaatttccggtcttCTCTTCGAGCAGTTttcctcccggcttaacgtccctcgaacgtcacgcatgttcttctcgcccaccggtgtactcttccgcagctctctcgtccttcggacgcaccgagcccgtcggctcccatcccgtgccgtccttctcgctagctgcgtcttctgctcgacttcctgcgctcctaagctcctgcacactcagacacaggggtcaaacacaaagcaggacctaaccaacttggttgatcacatcaaaacacccgcgGGGTCCAACAATTACCTCCTGCCTCATTTGTCTCATTCCTGAAATAGTTAAAATCTATGAGTCATGTACTAAGGGAAACATATGCTTAGGACATGACTACTGACATATGATAGACATGAATATAAGCATAGACGTCATCATAAGCATAAAagcataaaataaacataaatataaGCATGTATATAAGTATAGGCATAAACATACTTGCATGACATAAATATAGAATAGACTTAATCATGAGCATATACATATAGCCATAAATATAGCCACTAGGGTTGGTGAGCTCCCGAACTAAGGTCACCGGTTACACTCAACTACATAAGGTTTGGTGAGCTCCTGGGCTAAGGTCACCGGTCACACTCGATCACCTAAAATTGTTGAGCTCCTAGGCTAAGGACACTAATCACattcaagcacatatatttggtgAGCTCCCAGACTAAAAACtccggtcacactcaaccacatagatTTGATGAGCTCTCGGGCTAAGAACACCagtcacactcaaccacatagatTTGGTGAGTTTCCGAGCTAAGGACACCAATCACACTCAACCACGTTCATTACATAAATATGGACATAAGAATAAACATGCACTTAACATAAACTTGATCACTACTTAAACATGAACATAATCGTAAATCTTAACATAATATGCAAATTCATAAACATAAGCTTAAACATAGATTTGTGCATCAACATAGCATGAGCATACATAGCAACTTAGACATGGCATAATAGTAAtcctaaacataagcatgcaaattCATATTATACATATAGCCTACTAAACTATCATGATGTGAAGCAAGGGTAAGCACAAGCACACTAAGCAAATTCCGAAGTTTACAAGTTCTTGGAGCTAACATGGTATTATCCACTAAATGAGCAAAAGAGCATATAAATCTATGAAATATGAACCTTGCAAATGGTGGGAACTAACATGGTATCATCTACTAAAACTAAGGGCTTAAGGACCTATAAAATCCGAAACCTACAAATTTATAGGAGCTAACATGGTATATCACCTTAAAACATAAGAGAGCATAAGGATCTATAAAATCTGAAACCTACAAATCTGAaacaattaaatataataaagtaaataatctTAGGTGTATCACCTTTGATTTAGGATCGACAAATatgtcatccttcttcttatgggtCTTAAGAAAGACCTCAATGCAAATAGGTTGGCGGGCTAGTTCACATTCCTGTATATACAAATAATTTGggataaaattatacaaatttaataataaatacaaaatttatttatttaactttaaattaaactcactaGATTCATGGCATACTCAATAACATATTTGTATCCTGGCGTATGCCGAGCAGTTCCGATGTTCAGACCATCTGACTTTGTATTTCTGCTTGCTTGAGCCTTTTCAACATTTTCTTGTCATCTTTGTATAACCCAAGTGGCCGTCCATGCACTTAATATCTAGGTTGACACATACGCCAGCCTTATGCCCTTCTTTCTGATATAGTAAAGATGGTCTATGTAAAGTTTGGCACAACAATTATTCcatatatttttaaatagttCGTAGTGTCCTTCCTCCCATGTATATCTTTTGTgtcattataaattaaaattttagtatattaaatgataaatatattaactaaatatcaattatattaaatatacttaaaacaaattcattataataaaataacgTTATCTCCTGGTTTACATGTTTccataatttatgtttattgcatcatatttcattataatgtcatattttcacttattttattcggagatctactttttacTTGTTTTAATTGATAGGACATATTTTAGAGTGAAAACGGTACGAAATGCACTTTGGAGAGACAAAAGAAGAAGAGCAAAGCCCGACCGTGTggaattcacacggccatgtcacatGCTAGAGGAAGCAAAGGCATCGGCCATATGAGCTCACACAATCGTGCCACAAAGCAAAGATGAAGCAAGCcctggccgtgtggaatccacacggccgtgtcaatgaAATAGAAAAGGAGTAGCACCCAACCATGTGAATCTATAC encodes the following:
- the LOC122044295 gene encoding proline-rich receptor-like protein kinase PERK2, encoding MHCSLIERKRLGGGGGGSAAAQRKKFPSSASPAPRRGHRRPPPSLFFLSSFLADKPPRTERRPLDGQQSNLLISSSSSPSRASRRSPASASPPLPPAASTSSSPCLRALPRALSPSPLRSSPALATAPLLLFVVLPPDGHDAASCGQRRCLWRPALPPAAVASSFPGRCHLLPQPLPLPPAGATASRKSQPLPPAGAAAPGGHHRYLTQPPAATDATADAPSGHRHFFQWPPALPAAATDVDAYSRCRLQR